From the genome of Streptococcus marmotae, one region includes:
- the lysS gene encoding lysine--tRNA ligase translates to MSNEHFEELNDQQLVRREKMAALSEKGIDPFGKRFERTANSAELKAQYEDKSKEDLAELGATAVIAGRMMTKRGKGKAGFAHIQDREGQIQIYVRKDDVGEENYELFNKADLGDFIGVEGDIMRTNMGELSIHARRLTHLSKALRPLPEKFHGLTDTETIYRKRYLDLISNRESFDRFVTRSKIISEIRRYLDGLGFLEVETPVLHNEAGGAAARPFITHHNAQNIDMVLRIATELHLKRLIVGGMERVYEIGRIFRNEGMDATHNPEFTSIEVYQAYADFLDIMNLTEGIIQHTAKAVVGDGPITYQGTEINIHLPFKRLHMVDAIKEQTGVDFWQEMTFEEAKAVANEHKVPVEKHYTEVGQIINAFFEEFVEDALIQPTFIYGHPVAVSPLAKKNPEDDRFTDRFELFIMTKEYGNAFTELNDPIDQLERFKAQAKAKELGDDEATGIDYDYVEALEYGMPPTGGLGIGIDRLCMLLTDTTTIRDVLLFPTMK, encoded by the coding sequence ATGTCAAATGAACATTTTGAAGAATTAAATGACCAGCAACTCGTTCGCCGTGAAAAAATGGCAGCTCTTAGCGAAAAAGGGATTGATCCATTCGGAAAACGATTTGAACGCACAGCTAATTCAGCAGAATTAAAAGCACAATACGAAGATAAAAGCAAGGAAGATTTGGCTGAATTGGGTGCTACTGCTGTTATTGCAGGACGTATGATGACAAAACGTGGAAAAGGAAAAGCAGGCTTTGCCCACATCCAAGACCGCGAAGGTCAAATCCAAATCTATGTCCGTAAAGATGATGTCGGTGAAGAAAACTATGAACTCTTCAATAAGGCTGACCTCGGAGACTTTATCGGGGTCGAGGGAGACATCATGCGGACCAATATGGGTGAATTGTCCATTCATGCCCGCAGATTAACCCACTTGTCAAAAGCCCTTCGCCCATTACCAGAAAAATTCCACGGCTTAACGGATACCGAAACTATTTACCGCAAACGCTACTTAGACTTGATTTCAAACCGTGAAAGTTTTGACCGCTTTGTCACTCGTAGCAAGATTATCTCAGAAATCCGCCGTTACCTTGACGGACTTGGTTTCTTGGAAGTCGAAACCCCTGTCCTTCACAATGAAGCTGGTGGTGCTGCTGCCCGACCTTTTATTACCCACCACAATGCCCAAAATATTGACATGGTTCTACGGATTGCAACAGAATTACATTTGAAACGCTTGATTGTCGGCGGTATGGAACGTGTCTATGAAATTGGTCGGATCTTCCGTAATGAAGGAATGGATGCTACTCACAACCCTGAATTTACATCCATCGAGGTCTACCAAGCCTATGCAGACTTCCTTGATATCATGAACTTGACCGAAGGCATTATCCAACACACTGCAAAAGCTGTTGTCGGAGACGGACCAATCACTTATCAAGGAACAGAAATCAATATCCACCTGCCATTCAAACGCCTTCACATGGTTGATGCGATTAAGGAACAAACGGGTGTTGATTTCTGGCAAGAGATGACCTTTGAAGAAGCAAAAGCTGTGGCAAACGAACATAAGGTTCCAGTTGAAAAACATTATACTGAAGTTGGTCAAATCATTAACGCCTTCTTCGAAGAATTTGTAGAAGATGCCCTTATCCAGCCAACCTTTATCTATGGACATCCTGTGGCTGTGTCACCACTTGCTAAGAAAAATCCTGAAGACGACCGCTTCACGGATCGTTTTGAACTCTTTATTATGACCAAAGAGTATGGAAATGCCTTTACTGAGTTGAATGATCCCATTGATCAATTGGAACGCTTTAAGGCGCAAGCTAAAGCCAAAGAATTGGGAGATGATGAAGCCACTGGCATTGACTACGACTATGTAGAAGCTCTTGAATACGGTATGCCCCCAACAGGCGGACTCGGTATCGGAATCGACCGCCTCTGCATGCTCCTAACTGACACCACTACTATTCGTGACGTCTTACTATTCCCTACGATGAAATAA
- the pheT gene encoding phenylalanine--tRNA ligase subunit beta: MLVSYKWLKELVDIDVPSKELAEKMSTTGIEVEGVTSPADGLSKIVVGEILSCEDVPDTHLHVCQVDVGEEAPRQIVCGAPNVRAGIKVMVALPGARIADNYKIKKGKIRGLESLGMICSLGELGISDSVIPKEFADGIQILPADAVNGDEVFSYLDLDDEVIELSITPNRADALSMRGVAHEVAAIYDKTPQFKEFPLVEADKPASDVIEVAIESEKVATYRARVIENVTIAPSPQWLQNLLMNAGIRPINNVVDVTNYILLYFGQPMHAFDLDKFEGQKIVARDARDGETLVTLDEVERELVADDIVISVADKAVALGGVMGGAATEIDHQSTNVVLEAALFDGKSIRKTSGRLNLRSESSSRFEKGINVADLAAAMDAAASMIATLAGGQVLSGVVSAGEVETSPVAVSADLDYVNRSLGTSLVYSDIADIFRRLGMEITGDDASFTVQVPRRRWDIRIPADLVEEIARIYGYDNLPTTLPKEDGTAGELTRSQKLRRQIRQIAEGVGLSEIITYALTTPEKAAEFSLAPTSVTELMWPMTVDRSALRQNMISGMLETVAYNVARKNKDLALYEIGKVFEQTGNPHQDLPQEIMKFAFALTGLVAEKDFQTAAVPVDFFHAKGILEALFAKYSLEVSYVATSSLAALHPGRTAQIELNGQVIGVLGQVHPQLAKEYGIPETYVAEISIDAIEAALQPAKPFTEISKFPAVSRDIALLVDSETQHQAILDAISAVNVKRLTKVSLFDIYTGSNIEAGKKSMAYNLTFQNPQDSLTDEEVAKYMEKIFAALSQLGAEIR, from the coding sequence ATGTTAGTAAGTTATAAATGGTTAAAAGAATTAGTAGATATTGATGTGCCGAGCAAGGAATTGGCGGAAAAGATGTCAACGACAGGAATCGAGGTAGAGGGGGTGACTTCTCCAGCAGATGGTCTGTCAAAAATTGTGGTGGGAGAAATCCTCTCTTGTGAGGATGTGCCAGATACACATCTTCATGTCTGCCAAGTAGATGTCGGTGAAGAAGCGCCACGCCAGATTGTCTGTGGAGCGCCTAATGTCCGTGCGGGAATTAAGGTTATGGTTGCTCTTCCTGGTGCACGTATTGCCGATAATTATAAGATTAAAAAAGGAAAAATCCGTGGCTTGGAATCGCTCGGTATGATTTGTTCTCTAGGCGAGTTGGGGATTTCTGACTCGGTTATTCCAAAAGAATTTGCGGACGGTATCCAGATTTTACCGGCTGATGCGGTCAATGGTGATGAAGTCTTTTCCTACCTTGACCTAGACGATGAGGTAATTGAACTGTCCATTACGCCAAACCGTGCGGATGCTCTGTCCATGCGTGGGGTAGCCCATGAAGTGGCAGCAATTTATGACAAAACTCCTCAGTTCAAAGAGTTTCCACTGGTCGAAGCAGACAAGCCAGCCAGCGATGTGATTGAGGTAGCGATTGAATCTGAAAAGGTTGCAACCTATCGTGCGCGCGTGATTGAAAACGTGACAATCGCACCGAGTCCTCAATGGTTACAAAATCTCCTGATGAATGCGGGAATTCGCCCAATTAACAATGTAGTGGATGTGACCAATTATATTCTCTTGTATTTTGGACAACCTATGCACGCCTTTGATTTGGATAAATTTGAAGGCCAAAAGATTGTGGCGCGTGATGCAAGAGACGGGGAAACCTTGGTCACTTTAGATGAAGTCGAGCGTGAATTGGTAGCAGATGATATTGTCATTTCCGTTGCTGATAAGGCGGTTGCCCTTGGTGGTGTCATGGGTGGCGCTGCAACTGAGATTGATCATCAATCGACAAATGTGGTGTTAGAAGCGGCACTTTTTGATGGAAAATCCATTCGGAAAACATCTGGTCGATTAAATCTCCGCTCGGAATCTTCTTCTCGTTTTGAAAAAGGAATCAACGTGGCTGATCTTGCAGCGGCTATGGATGCGGCAGCCAGCATGATTGCAACATTAGCAGGTGGTCAGGTTCTTTCAGGTGTTGTGTCTGCAGGAGAAGTAGAGACCAGTCCAGTAGCTGTTTCAGCCGACTTGGACTATGTCAATCGCTCTTTGGGAACTAGTCTTGTTTATAGCGATATTGCTGACATCTTCCGCCGTTTGGGTATGGAGATTACTGGTGATGATGCCAGCTTTACTGTCCAAGTTCCACGTCGCCGTTGGGATATTCGCATTCCAGCAGATTTGGTCGAAGAAATTGCACGGATCTATGGCTATGACAATCTTCCAACAACCTTGCCAAAAGAAGATGGAACAGCTGGTGAATTGACAAGGAGCCAAAAACTCCGCCGTCAGATACGTCAGATTGCTGAGGGGGTTGGGTTGAGTGAAATAATTACCTATGCACTGACAACTCCTGAAAAAGCAGCTGAATTTAGCTTGGCACCCACAAGCGTAACAGAATTGATGTGGCCAATGACAGTCGATCGTTCTGCTCTTCGTCAAAACATGATTTCAGGGATGTTAGAAACAGTAGCCTATAATGTAGCCCGTAAAAATAAAGACTTGGCCTTGTATGAAATCGGAAAAGTCTTTGAACAGACAGGTAATCCACATCAAGATTTGCCACAAGAAATCATGAAATTCGCTTTTGCTTTGACAGGATTAGTAGCAGAAAAAGATTTCCAAACTGCAGCAGTTCCAGTTGATTTCTTCCATGCTAAGGGAATTCTAGAAGCCCTATTTGCCAAGTATTCACTTGAGGTCAGCTATGTGGCAACTAGTAGCCTAGCAGCGCTTCATCCTGGACGAACTGCTCAGATTGAGCTAAATGGTCAGGTGATTGGTGTACTTGGACAGGTACATCCACAGCTTGCAAAAGAATATGGAATTCCTGAAACCTATGTGGCTGAAATCAGTATTGATGCCATTGAAGCAGCTCTTCAGCCAGCTAAGCCTTTCACAGAAATTTCAAAATTCCCAGCAGTTAGCCGTGATATTGCCCTCTTGGTAGATAGTGAGACGCAGCACCAAGCGATTCTTGATGCGATTTCGGCTGTAAATGTGAAGCGTTTGACGAAGGTAAGTCTTTTTGATATTTATACTGGTAGTAACATTGAAGCAGGTAAAAAATCCATGGCTTATAACTTGACCTTCCAAAATCCACAGGATAGCTTGACTGATGAGGAAGTGGCTAAGTATATGGAAAAAATCTTTGCAGCCCTTAGCCAATTAGGAGCAGAAATTAGGTAG
- a CDS encoding glycoside hydrolase family 3 protein, which produces MAKIVDLRKKPYQLSDDQIEWVESTLGGLTDEEKIGQLFVNLFFFGGDAFSGNTLTNQEIIEKYHIGGARYMNGSPEQVQGLINELQSYSKVPLLVAANCDSGGDGAVKGGTYISSGAQSEASRDTRVPYLAGLVSAREETALGVNVNFDPCVDILKNWRNTIVNTRAYGTTAEDVITYTSAYLDGLTAERDVIQCIKHFPGDGTEERDQHLVLGVNELSPEEWEASFGQVYRHHIERGVEMIMAGHIALPHYQQQLNPNLKDEDILPATLAPELIDGLLKTNLDFNGLVITDASHMLGMTAAMRREDYVPGAIAAGCDMFLFFNDMDEDFQFMLNGYRKGIISEERLNDAVRRILGLKAKLNLHVKQAEGTLLKTAEDLAVIGCEEHLAWQREAADKAITLLKDTQKNLPISPVTHRRIRLYYLEGEKGGIMAASDEVVETIKAALERRGYEVTVNDGNSRIKGSTLGYREEVDLALTIANVVGYGAQNNYRIQWKTAMANEVPWYVHEVPTVFVSLNYTTHLHDVTMVKTAINAYHHNANTIEALIDKLEGKADFQGLPNEHVWAKKWQAKL; this is translated from the coding sequence ATGGCAAAAATAGTTGATTTACGTAAAAAACCATATCAGTTAAGTGACGATCAGATTGAGTGGGTAGAATCGACCTTAGGAGGTCTGACAGATGAAGAAAAAATTGGACAATTATTTGTCAATTTGTTCTTTTTTGGTGGAGATGCCTTTAGTGGAAATACCTTGACAAACCAAGAGATTATCGAGAAATACCATATTGGAGGCGCCCGCTATATGAATGGTAGTCCTGAACAAGTTCAAGGGTTGATTAATGAGTTGCAAAGCTATTCTAAAGTTCCGTTGCTTGTAGCTGCTAACTGTGATTCTGGGGGAGATGGTGCAGTAAAAGGTGGGACCTATATTTCCTCAGGTGCACAATCAGAAGCGAGTCGTGATACCCGTGTTCCCTATTTAGCAGGACTGGTCTCTGCTCGAGAAGAAACAGCACTGGGTGTCAATGTTAATTTTGATCCTTGTGTGGATATTTTAAAGAACTGGCGCAACACGATTGTGAATACTCGTGCCTATGGAACAACTGCAGAAGATGTAATCACCTATACGAGTGCTTATTTAGATGGTTTAACAGCAGAGCGTGATGTCATTCAGTGTATTAAGCATTTTCCAGGCGATGGCACAGAAGAACGAGATCAGCATTTAGTATTAGGTGTCAATGAGTTATCGCCAGAGGAGTGGGAAGCCTCATTTGGTCAAGTCTATCGGCATCATATTGAACGTGGCGTTGAAATGATTATGGCTGGTCATATTGCTCTTCCCCATTATCAACAACAATTGAATCCAAATCTCAAGGACGAGGATATTTTACCAGCAACCTTAGCACCAGAATTGATTGATGGACTGTTGAAGACCAATCTTGATTTTAATGGTTTAGTGATTACGGATGCCAGTCATATGTTAGGAATGACCGCTGCTATGCGCAGGGAAGATTATGTACCAGGAGCCATTGCCGCAGGTTGTGATATGTTCCTTTTCTTCAATGATATGGACGAGGACTTCCAATTTATGCTGAATGGCTACCGCAAGGGGATTATTTCTGAAGAACGCTTGAACGATGCTGTCCGCCGTATTTTGGGGCTCAAAGCAAAATTAAATCTGCATGTCAAGCAGGCAGAAGGCACTCTATTAAAAACAGCAGAAGACTTAGCTGTTATTGGTTGTGAGGAACATTTGGCTTGGCAAAGAGAAGCTGCAGATAAGGCTATTACGCTGTTAAAAGATACGCAGAAAAATCTGCCAATCAGTCCTGTAACCCACCGCCGTATTCGCCTCTACTACCTTGAAGGAGAAAAAGGTGGCATTATGGCAGCAAGTGATGAAGTCGTTGAAACGATTAAGGCTGCCCTTGAACGCCGAGGTTATGAGGTCACCGTCAATGATGGGAATAGTCGCATTAAAGGCTCTACGCTAGGCTATCGTGAAGAAGTAGATTTGGCCTTGACCATTGCAAATGTTGTAGGCTACGGTGCGCAAAATAACTATCGTATTCAGTGGAAGACAGCTATGGCAAATGAAGTCCCGTGGTATGTCCATGAAGTTCCAACTGTATTTGTGTCATTAAATTACACGACCCATTTGCATGATGTTACAATGGTGAAGACAGCTATCAATGCTTATCACCATAATGCAAATACGATTGAAGCTCTTATCGATAAATTGGAAGGAAAAGCTGATTTTCAAGGTCTTCCAAATGAGCATGTTTGGGCTAAAAAATGGCAAGCAAAATTATAG
- a CDS encoding DUF368 domain-containing protein produces the protein MTSFIARVVKGMIIALGFILPGVSGGVLAAILGIYERMIRFLAHIRENFIENVLFFIPVGIGGILGIALFSYPVEYLLEHYQVIVLWGFAGAIVGTIPSLVKESTQHSKRDMADLAWLCGTFLLSGLLLYFLNDLVGTLPATFASFVLAGALIALGILVPGLSPSNLLLILGIYAPMLNGFKSLDLIGTFLPIAIGGVLAMLAFSKAMDLALKYYHSRVYHFIIGIVLSSTVLILIPQAGNEESISYAGAGIGTWFLALLLFGLGIWLGLWMSKLEEKYK, from the coding sequence ATGACATCTTTTATTGCAAGAGTTGTAAAGGGAATGATTATTGCCCTTGGTTTTATCTTACCTGGTGTATCAGGAGGTGTATTGGCAGCCATTTTGGGAATCTATGAACGGATGATTCGTTTTCTTGCTCATATTCGCGAGAATTTTATTGAAAATGTCCTCTTCTTCATTCCAGTAGGAATTGGAGGAATTTTAGGAATCGCCCTCTTCTCCTATCCCGTCGAATACCTCTTGGAACACTATCAAGTCATCGTCTTATGGGGATTTGCGGGAGCTATTGTCGGAACAATCCCGAGTCTCGTCAAAGAATCTACCCAGCATAGTAAACGGGATATGGCTGATCTCGCTTGGCTGTGCGGAACCTTTCTCCTATCTGGTTTGCTGCTTTATTTCCTCAATGATTTAGTAGGAACCTTACCAGCTACTTTTGCTAGCTTTGTTTTGGCAGGAGCCTTGATTGCCTTAGGGATTTTGGTGCCTGGGCTCAGCCCTTCCAATCTTCTCCTCATTTTAGGAATTTATGCTCCTATGCTCAATGGCTTTAAATCACTTGATTTGATTGGCACCTTCTTACCCATTGCAATCGGCGGTGTCCTTGCCATGCTTGCCTTTTCAAAAGCTATGGACTTGGCTCTCAAATATTACCATTCCCGAGTGTATCACTTCATCATTGGAATTGTTTTGTCTAGCACTGTCCTAATTCTCATTCCCCAAGCTGGAAATGAAGAGTCCATTTCCTACGCTGGCGCAGGCATTGGAACCTGGTTTCTGGCCCTACTTCTCTTTGGATTGGGGATTTGGCTAGGTCTTTGGATGAGTAAACTGGAGGAAAAATACAAGTAA
- the pheS gene encoding phenylalanine--tRNA ligase subunit alpha, with product MSTIEQQLAELRQSTLDELKKIRYENAKELQDLRVAVLGKKGSLTDLLKGLKDLSNDMKPIIGKQVNEVRDVLTKAFEETAVLVEAEKIKAQLAQESIDVTLPGRSVKQGYRHVLTQTSEEIEDIFLGMGFQIVDGFEVEKDYYNFERMNLPKDHPARDMQDTFYITEEILMRTHTSPVQARTMDQHDFSKGALKMISPGRVFRRDTDDATHSHQFHQIEGLVVGKNVSMGDLKGTLEMIIKKMFGEDRQIRLRPSYFPFTEPSVEVDVSCFKCGGDGCNVCKKTGWIEILGAGMVHPHVLEMSGIDPTEYSGFAFGLGQERIAMLRYGINDIRGFYQGDSRFSEQFK from the coding sequence ATGTCAACAATTGAACAACAATTAGCTGAATTAAGACAATCAACACTGGATGAATTGAAAAAGATTCGCTATGAAAATGCCAAGGAATTACAAGACTTACGGGTTGCTGTATTAGGAAAAAAAGGGTCTTTGACAGACTTATTGAAAGGACTCAAGGATCTCTCGAATGATATGAAGCCGATTATCGGAAAACAGGTCAATGAAGTTCGTGACGTCTTGACCAAGGCTTTTGAAGAAACGGCAGTCCTTGTCGAAGCAGAAAAGATTAAGGCACAATTAGCTCAAGAATCAATTGATGTAACCTTACCAGGCCGAAGTGTCAAACAAGGTTATCGTCATGTCTTGACCCAAACGAGTGAAGAAATTGAAGATATTTTCTTAGGAATGGGCTTCCAGATTGTCGATGGTTTTGAAGTAGAAAAGGACTATTACAACTTTGAGCGGATGAACTTGCCAAAAGATCACCCAGCTCGTGACATGCAAGATACTTTCTATATTACTGAGGAAATTCTCATGCGGACCCATACCAGTCCTGTACAAGCACGGACCATGGACCAGCATGATTTTTCAAAGGGTGCTCTCAAAATGATTTCTCCAGGGCGTGTTTTCCGCCGCGATACAGATGATGCAACGCATAGTCATCAATTCCACCAAATTGAGGGCTTGGTTGTCGGAAAAAATGTCTCAATGGGTGACTTAAAAGGCACGCTTGAGATGATTATCAAAAAAATGTTTGGTGAGGATCGTCAGATTCGCTTACGTCCTTCGTATTTCCCATTTACAGAACCGTCCGTTGAAGTGGATGTATCCTGCTTTAAGTGTGGCGGAGATGGCTGTAATGTCTGTAAGAAGACTGGTTGGATTGAGATTTTAGGGGCAGGAATGGTTCACCCACACGTGTTAGAAATGAGTGGCATTGATCCAACAGAATATTCTGGTTTTGCCTTTGGTTTAGGTCAAGAACGGATTGCCATGCTTCGTTATGGAATCAATGATATTCGTGGCTTCTACCAAGGGGATAGCCGTTTTTCTGAACAATTCAAGTAA
- a CDS encoding DUF2087 domain-containing protein: MDQATIQQKYFRQGRLVTIPKKEQAKWQLFHYFQQQLAEQGQQFTEKEINDFFKTYYDDTAILRRYLVDYGFLERDLYGKIYTIGERNGYLDER, encoded by the coding sequence ATGGATCAAGCAACTATTCAGCAAAAATATTTCAGACAAGGCCGATTGGTGACCATTCCCAAAAAAGAACAAGCCAAATGGCAATTATTTCATTATTTTCAGCAGCAACTAGCCGAGCAAGGCCAACAGTTTACGGAAAAAGAAATCAATGATTTTTTCAAGACCTATTACGATGATACGGCTATTTTGCGGCGATACTTGGTTGATTATGGTTTTTTAGAGCGTGATTTGTATGGAAAAATCTATACGATAGGAGAGAGAAATGGTTATTTGGATGAGAGATAA
- the thiT gene encoding energy-coupled thiamine transporter ThiT — protein MSKNLNALVEVALFAALAMVLSFIPDFIGWFNPSFGAIPLILFSLRRGAKYGLLAGLIWGLLHFVLGKVYYLSFSQVFLEYILAFVAMGLAGYLAPSFQTALRTKEYTKALVQAFLAASLAILVRYVIHYIAGVIFWGSYAPEGMSAYWYSFTVNGTAGGLTLFVVLLVLGILIPANPRFFLPNK, from the coding sequence ATGTCCAAAAATCTCAATGCCCTTGTTGAAGTCGCCCTCTTTGCAGCTCTTGCTATGGTCTTATCCTTTATTCCTGACTTTATCGGCTGGTTTAATCCATCCTTTGGCGCTATTCCTTTAATACTATTCTCTTTACGAAGAGGCGCAAAATACGGTCTCTTGGCAGGTCTGATTTGGGGGTTGCTCCACTTTGTCCTTGGCAAGGTCTACTATCTTTCCTTCTCTCAAGTCTTTTTGGAATACATTCTTGCCTTTGTCGCAATGGGACTAGCAGGCTACCTAGCACCTAGTTTCCAAACAGCATTAAGAACAAAAGAGTACACAAAAGCGCTCGTACAAGCCTTTCTAGCTGCTAGTCTTGCTATCCTTGTTCGCTACGTGATTCACTACATTGCTGGTGTTATCTTTTGGGGTAGTTATGCTCCTGAAGGCATGTCTGCTTACTGGTATTCCTTCACCGTTAACGGAACAGCAGGTGGACTGACCCTCTTTGTTGTCCTACTTGTCTTGGGTATTCTCATACCTGCCAATCCACGTTTTTTCTTGCCAAATAAATAA
- a CDS encoding aminoacyl-tRNA deacylase — MAKQKKRKKTLVDQILDKAGLDHDSLEINALEGKLPEGVEKHQIYKTLALIGDKTGPVIGIVPITEHLSEKALAKISGNKKVSMIPQKDLEKTTGYVHGANNPVGIRQKHRFPIYIDQSALELGQIIVSAGELGRSIRMDSQALADFVGAEFADLITKAD; from the coding sequence ATGGCCAAGCAAAAGAAACGCAAAAAAACCTTGGTGGACCAAATTTTAGATAAGGCAGGGCTTGACCATGATAGTCTTGAAATCAACGCACTTGAAGGCAAACTACCAGAAGGTGTGGAAAAACATCAGATTTACAAAACACTTGCCTTAATCGGTGATAAGACAGGCCCCGTTATCGGCATCGTTCCTATTACAGAACACCTATCAGAAAAGGCATTAGCTAAGATTTCTGGTAATAAAAAAGTCAGCATGATTCCCCAAAAAGATTTGGAAAAAACAACCGGCTATGTCCACGGTGCCAACAATCCTGTTGGTATTCGCCAGAAGCATCGTTTTCCAATCTATATCGATCAATCCGCCTTAGAATTGGGACAAATCATCGTCTCAGCTGGAGAACTTGGCCGCTCTATTCGAATGGATAGCCAAGCATTAGCTGATTTTGTCGGAGCAGAATTTGCAGATTTGATTACCAAAGCTGACTAG